TTGTTTCAACTAAAGCATCAATACTAGCTTGGTTATGGGCTCCATCAATATAAATGTCTTCCCTTATTTTCTCCATTCTTCCAGATAAACTAGCTTGTTCCACTGCCACTTGCGTTTTACTTTCCTCTAAACTAAAACCACATTCTAATAATGCAGTTATGCTTAGGGCCATATTAGACAATTGATGATTACCTATCATTTTTGGATGTAAAAGCTCAAATTGAACATTGTCGTATGTATATGTATTGTTTTTTACATTAAATTCTCTTTCACATTCAATAACAGCAGCATTTTTTTCATTTGCTTCTTTAATAAATACATTTCTTGCTTCTTCTACTAACTGACCTATAACCAGTTTGCCATTCTCTTTCAAAACTCCTGCTTTATGCCAACTTATTTCTTCTATTGTGTCTCCTAAAAAATTGGTATGATCAATCGAAATACTTGGGATGACAGCAATCGACTTTTTCATTACATTCGTACTATCAAACCTTCCACCCATACCAGCTTCGATGAAGATGACATCTAAAGCTTCTTCTTCAAACACTAAAAAAGCTGTCACCGTCAACAATTCAAAATCTGTTAGCATTCCACTTAGTCCTGTTTGTTGCATCTTTTGAAACGCTCTATCCATTTGTTTAGATGTTATATTATGACCGTTCAATTGAATTTGATCATGAACATCTATAATACACGGTGACGTAAATGATCCATAAGTTATTCCGTGTTCTCTGGCGATAGCACTTAAAAATGCAATAGTTGAGCCTTTTCCATTCGTACCAGCTACATGTATTATTCGGTGTTTGTTTTGTGGGTTTCCCAGTTTATCTAAAGCTATTTGAATAGATTCTAATCCTGGTTTTATAATCG
The nucleotide sequence above comes from Psychrobacillus glaciei. Encoded proteins:
- a CDS encoding bifunctional folylpolyglutamate synthase/dihydrofolate synthase — encoded protein: MEITNFNLYKKKWKVLSETIIKPGLESIQIALDKLGNPQNKHRIIHVAGTNGKGSTIAFLSAIAREHGITYGSFTSPCIIDVHDQIQLNGHNITSKQMDRAFQKMQQTGLSGMLTDFELLTVTAFLVFEEEALDVIFIEAGMGGRFDSTNVMKKSIAVIPSISIDHTNFLGDTIEEISWHKAGVLKENGKLVIGQLVEEARNVFIKEANEKNAAVIECEREFNVKNNTYTYDNVQFELLHPKMIGNHQLSNMALSITALLECGFSLEESKTQVAVEQASLSGRMEKIREDIYIDGAHNQASIDALVETIKKHFPNKRIHFIIGILKDKDYLYMLRKLEEVGSSFEFVEFHHERALTAKELYKYCFHDDKIITKDIDKINIKNNLNSDVTIITGSLYFISEIRRKTGK